From the genome of Erythrobacter litoralis, one region includes:
- a CDS encoding SRPBCC family protein: MTKAASVLDRLPGGTRLDREGLRDLAQGSSSKLAAEGRKAIGRGKRALSGETRPGEHARKAGEKVRENPAGIAGALTGIALLAGTVAFGAFLARRHKGGDDDAPGVTRKRTDSDNAVGGRTVTIRRPAAELYRFWRDFQNLPQFMENVEEVRPHGDHEAWVVKAPGGRTVELHTRVTEEIENRRIAWESVQHSDIWTKGHVEFSDAPGDRGTRVSLRIEYAPPGGAIGKGLAKLFLREPEVQARHDLKRFKMLMEAGEVATSAHTKQAAKNVAHQQEIA, encoded by the coding sequence ATGACAAAGGCAGCAAGCGTCCTTGACCGGCTACCCGGTGGGACCAGGCTCGACCGCGAGGGACTGCGCGATCTCGCGCAGGGCAGCAGCAGCAAATTGGCCGCCGAAGGGCGCAAGGCCATCGGACGCGGCAAGCGCGCCCTTTCCGGAGAAACACGGCCGGGAGAGCATGCCCGCAAGGCCGGTGAGAAGGTGCGGGAAAACCCGGCCGGTATAGCGGGCGCTCTGACGGGCATCGCGCTGCTTGCCGGGACCGTTGCCTTCGGAGCCTTTCTTGCCCGCCGCCACAAGGGCGGAGACGACGATGCCCCCGGCGTGACCCGCAAGCGGACCGACAGCGACAATGCGGTCGGCGGCCGGACGGTGACGATCCGCAGGCCTGCGGCCGAACTCTACCGGTTCTGGCGCGATTTCCAGAACCTGCCGCAATTCATGGAAAACGTCGAGGAAGTAAGGCCGCACGGCGATCACGAGGCATGGGTGGTGAAGGCTCCCGGCGGGCGGACCGTCGAACTCCACACCCGCGTGACCGAAGAGATAGAAAATCGCCGGATCGCGTGGGAATCGGTCCAGCATTCCGACATCTGGACCAAGGGTCATGTCGAATTTTCCGATGCTCCGGGCGACCGGGGCACGCGCGTATCGCTGAGGATCGAATATGCGCCGCCGGGCGGCGCGATCGGCAAGGGGCTGGCCAAGCTCTTCCTGCGTGAACCCGAAGTGCAGGCGCGCCACGACCTCAAGCGTTTCAAGATGCTCATGGAAGCCGGCGAGGTCGCGACCTCCGCCCACACGAAACAGGCGGCGAAGAACGTCGCTCACCAGCAGGAGATTGCCTGA